Proteins encoded by one window of Mycolicibacterium cosmeticum:
- the moaC gene encoding cyclic pyranopterin monophosphate synthase MoaC has protein sequence MVDVTAKESTKRTAVAVGTVRTRPDVIELIAGGGLPKGDALATARVAGIMAAKRTSDLIPLCHQLALTGVDVEFTIGEAEVTVTATVRTTDRTGVEMEALTAVSVAALTLYDMIKAVDRAARIDGIQVVHKEGGKTGTWTRTDV, from the coding sequence ATGGTCGACGTCACGGCCAAGGAATCCACCAAACGCACCGCCGTCGCCGTCGGCACCGTGCGGACCCGCCCCGACGTCATCGAACTCATCGCCGGTGGTGGGCTGCCCAAGGGTGATGCCCTGGCCACCGCGCGGGTGGCCGGCATCATGGCCGCCAAACGCACCAGCGACCTGATCCCGCTGTGCCACCAGCTGGCCCTGACCGGAGTCGACGTCGAGTTCACCATCGGCGAGGCCGAGGTGACCGTCACCGCCACCGTGCGCACCACCGACCGCACCGGTGTCGAGATGGAAGCGCTGACCGCGGTGAGCGTGGCCGCGCTGACGCTCTACGACATGATCAAGGCCGTCGACCGGGCCGCCCGGATCGACGGGATCCAGGTGGTGCACAAGGAGGGCGGCAAGACCGGCACGTGGACGCGCACCGATGTATAG
- a CDS encoding molybdenum cofactor biosynthesis protein MoaE, with amino-acid sequence MPAEVLRVALTEEPIALAEHEDLVAHAAAGAVVGFSGVVRDHDGGRSVTRLEYSAHPSALQTLTEVVEEVARDAVGVRAVAVSHRIGVLHIGDAALTVAVAADHRGAAFATCALLVDTVKARLPVWKHQFFGDGSDEWVNSA; translated from the coding sequence ATGCCGGCTGAGGTGCTGCGGGTGGCGCTGACCGAGGAGCCCATCGCGCTGGCCGAACACGAAGACCTGGTGGCCCACGCGGCAGCCGGCGCGGTGGTCGGTTTCTCCGGTGTGGTGCGCGATCACGACGGCGGGCGCAGCGTCACCCGGCTGGAGTACTCGGCCCATCCGTCGGCGTTGCAGACGCTCACGGAGGTGGTCGAGGAAGTGGCCCGCGACGCGGTCGGCGTGCGCGCCGTCGCGGTGAGTCACCGGATCGGGGTCCTGCACATCGGTGACGCGGCCCTGACGGTCGCCGTGGCCGCCGATCACCGCGGTGCCGCGTTCGCGACCTGTGCGCTGCTCGTGGACACCGTGAAGGCCCGGCTGCCGGTGTGGAAGCACCAGTTCTTCGGGGACGGCTCCGACGAATGGGTCAACTCGGCGTAA
- a CDS encoding MogA/MoaB family molybdenum cofactor biosynthesis protein, translating into MYSAVVVITSTRAAAGVYEDRTGPIIVDWLTRRGIATDAPRVVPDGASVVRALSQAIEERPSVIITSGGTGISPTDATADATANLVDYQIPGLADAIRAAGLPQVPTSVLSRGVCGVRSGVLIVNLPGSTGGVKDGLGVLDAVLEHALDQLRGGDHAG; encoded by the coding sequence ATGTATAGCGCCGTCGTGGTGATCACCTCGACCCGCGCCGCCGCCGGCGTGTACGAGGACCGCACCGGCCCGATCATCGTGGACTGGTTGACCCGGCGCGGCATCGCCACCGACGCCCCGCGGGTGGTGCCCGACGGCGCCTCGGTGGTGCGGGCGTTGAGCCAGGCCATCGAGGAGCGGCCCAGCGTCATCATCACCTCGGGCGGCACCGGCATCTCCCCGACGGATGCCACCGCGGACGCCACCGCCAACCTCGTCGACTACCAGATCCCCGGGCTCGCCGACGCCATCCGGGCCGCCGGCCTGCCGCAGGTACCGACCTCGGTGCTGTCGCGCGGCGTGTGCGGGGTGCGGTCCGGTGTGCTGATCGTGAACCTGCCCGGCTCCACGGGTGGGGTCAAGGACGGCCTCGGCGTGCTCGACGCGGTGCTGGAACATGCGCTGGACCAACTGCGCGGTGGCGACCATGCCGGCTGA